In Candidatus Polarisedimenticolia bacterium, one DNA window encodes the following:
- a CDS encoding flavin reductase family protein — protein sequence MDPESRHKTLRLLSNGVYVMTSRSGDRFGAATVTWVSQASFRPPLLMAAVRPGSNVFACLRDSGVAALHILGRGQEEMARRFFAPTEADASGINGEPFQEGTTAVPILRNAPAYLECRVRRIVDDLGGDHSLVVLEVLDASCREPVRPMTIAESPWEYGG from the coding sequence ATGGATCCTGAGAGCCGGCACAAGACGCTGCGCCTGCTGTCGAACGGTGTGTACGTCATGACCTCGAGGAGCGGCGACCGCTTCGGGGCGGCCACGGTCACCTGGGTGTCGCAGGCCTCCTTCCGGCCGCCGCTCCTCATGGCGGCGGTGCGCCCGGGGAGCAACGTGTTCGCCTGCCTGCGCGACAGCGGGGTCGCGGCGCTGCACATCCTGGGGCGCGGCCAGGAGGAGATGGCCCGCAGGTTCTTCGCGCCGACCGAGGCCGATGCCTCCGGGATCAACGGCGAGCCGTTCCAGGAGGGGACCACGGCGGTCCCGATCCTGCGCAACGCGCCGGCGTACCTCGAATGCCGCGTGCGGAGAATCGTCGACGACCTGGGAGGGGACCACTCCCTGGTCGTCCTGGAGGTCCTGGACGCCAGCTGCCGCGAGCCGGTCCGACCGATGACCATCGCCGAATCCCCCTGGGAGTACGGTGGCTGA
- a CDS encoding GNAT family N-acetyltransferase gives MNSVEIIESTERLMGLREEWTDLLRHSSANCLFLTWEWLSTWWRHLSRDRRLFAPVVRDRGRLVALAPMVIRPPGISSIQPFPALEFMGVGSVGSDYLDVLVRRGEEERALPALAECLAPANRPLELEQIRSAGSSAEDLGAHLGRRGWHVSTEEMNLSRYIPLAGQSWTSYLATLGGAHRANFNRRLRRLEREFTVRFETVSTEEHRRAALGRLIALHQARWRERGFSTAFHTPNHLRFHEEFSRLACEKGWLRIYTLCLDDEPVAALYGFRYDGVFSFYQSGFDPNYAGFAAGLVTMGLAIQKVIEEGASEFDMLQGLERYKGLWAREARSLGRVDIFPPHLRGLLYRGTTELGRAARRAARRVLPAALADRIASLRESGNKC, from the coding sequence TTGAACTCCGTCGAGATCATCGAGAGCACCGAACGCCTCATGGGATTGAGGGAGGAATGGACCGACCTGCTCCGGCACAGCTCCGCCAACTGCCTGTTCCTGACGTGGGAGTGGCTGTCGACCTGGTGGAGGCACCTGTCTCGCGATCGGCGGCTGTTCGCCCCGGTCGTGCGCGACCGGGGTCGGCTGGTGGCGCTGGCGCCGATGGTGATCCGGCCGCCCGGCATCTCCAGCATCCAGCCGTTTCCCGCCCTCGAGTTCATGGGGGTCGGGAGCGTCGGGTCCGACTACCTGGACGTCCTCGTCAGGCGCGGCGAGGAGGAGCGGGCGCTCCCGGCCCTCGCCGAATGCCTGGCGCCCGCCAACCGGCCCCTCGAGCTGGAGCAGATCCGCTCCGCCGGCAGCAGCGCCGAGGATCTCGGCGCGCACCTCGGACGCAGGGGCTGGCACGTGTCCACGGAGGAGATGAACCTCTCGCGGTACATCCCCCTGGCGGGGCAGTCCTGGACGTCCTACCTCGCCACCCTGGGGGGGGCGCACCGGGCCAACTTCAACCGCCGGCTCAGGAGGCTGGAGCGGGAGTTCACCGTCCGGTTCGAGACCGTATCCACCGAGGAGCACCGGCGCGCCGCGCTGGGCCGGCTGATCGCGCTGCACCAGGCGCGCTGGCGGGAGCGCGGCTTCTCGACCGCCTTCCACACCCCCAATCATCTGAGATTTCACGAAGAGTTCAGCCGGCTGGCGTGCGAGAAGGGGTGGCTGCGGATCTACACCCTGTGTCTCGACGACGAGCCGGTGGCGGCCCTCTACGGGTTCCGGTACGACGGGGTCTTCTCCTTCTATCAGTCGGGATTCGATCCGAACTACGCCGGATTCGCCGCCGGGCTCGTCACCATGGGCCTCGCCATCCAGAAGGTCATCGAGGAGGGGGCCTCGGAGTTCGACATGCTGCAGGGGCTCGAGCGCTACAAGGGACTCTGGGCCCGCGAGGCGCGATCGCTGGGGCGCGTGGACATCTTTCCGCCCCATCTCCGGGGGCTCCTCTACCGGGGGACCACGGAGCTTGGCCGCGCCGCCAGGCGGGCGGCGCGCAGGGTCCTGCCCGCGGCCCTGGCCGACCGGATCGCCTCGCTGCGGGAATCCGGCAACAAGTGCTGA
- a CDS encoding DegT/DnrJ/EryC1/StrS family aminotransferase yields MTYIPSWPVLAPRSLLGHVPARSLPFPLSAPRRHSFYVARGGIYHLVRALGCADGGTVLMPDYNSGAEVWAVRAAGATVRCYHVGRDMQVDLDELKALCDLRPRALYLIHYLGWPQPVNEVKILCRERGIPLIEDCALSLLSEVEGRPLGTFGDFAVFCLYKSLPVPNGGLLVQNTDGPSALNGLELRPCSRVSVVARSSELLLMWLRARSDPLGAALLRGKRAAGWTLDRLGVARHPIGDISPEFSTAGYDISKLDTAMSPWCAGLLDRLDYQAIVRLRRENFLRLAGRLKGRVALARRDLPEGVCPLFLPILVPDKAAASRALREHGIEAVEFWNYGHPDADGQAGPDAAFLRRHLLELPIHQDVTTAQIDFMAERVLRLDPCA; encoded by the coding sequence GTGACGTACATCCCCTCCTGGCCCGTGCTGGCGCCGCGCAGCCTTCTCGGCCACGTGCCGGCGCGCAGCCTCCCCTTTCCACTCAGCGCCCCGAGGCGCCACTCCTTTTACGTCGCGCGAGGCGGCATCTACCACCTGGTGAGGGCCCTGGGGTGCGCGGACGGAGGGACCGTCCTGATGCCGGACTACAACAGCGGTGCCGAGGTCTGGGCCGTCCGGGCGGCCGGGGCGACGGTCCGCTGCTACCACGTGGGGCGCGACATGCAGGTCGATCTCGACGAGCTGAAGGCCCTGTGCGATCTCAGGCCCAGGGCCCTCTACCTGATTCACTACCTCGGCTGGCCGCAGCCGGTGAACGAAGTGAAAATCCTGTGCCGGGAGCGGGGCATCCCCCTGATCGAGGACTGCGCCCTGTCCCTGCTGAGCGAGGTCGAAGGCCGCCCGCTCGGGACGTTCGGGGACTTCGCGGTCTTCTGCCTGTACAAGTCGCTGCCGGTCCCGAACGGCGGGCTCCTGGTGCAGAACACCGACGGGCCGTCCGCTCTCAATGGCCTGGAGCTCCGGCCGTGCAGCCGGGTGTCGGTCGTGGCGCGATCCTCGGAGCTGCTTCTCATGTGGCTCCGCGCCCGCTCGGATCCTCTCGGCGCCGCGCTCCTGCGCGGCAAGCGGGCGGCCGGCTGGACGCTCGATCGCCTCGGAGTCGCCCGCCACCCGATCGGCGACATCTCTCCCGAGTTCTCGACCGCGGGGTACGACATCAGCAAGCTGGACACCGCCATGTCGCCATGGTGCGCGGGGCTCCTCGACCGGCTCGATTACCAGGCCATCGTGCGCCTTAGGCGGGAGAATTTCCTGCGTCTTGCCGGACGCCTGAAGGGCCGGGTCGCCCTGGCGCGCCGGGATCTGCCGGAAGGAGTCTGCCCCCTGTTCCTCCCGATCCTGGTGCCGGACAAGGCCGCCGCCTCCCGGGCGCTCCGCGAGCATGGAATCGAGGCGGTGGAGTTCTGGAACTACGGCCACCCCGATGCGGACGGACAGGCCGGGCCGGACGCCGCGTTTCTCCGCAGACACCTGCTGGAGCTGCCCATCCATCAGGACGTCACAACCGCGCAGATCGACTTCATGGCGGAACGGGTCCTGCGCCTGGATCCATGTGCCTGA
- a CDS encoding GNAT family protein translates to MKLLPLDSPELIRLVASWMSSKENYQWLDFGNGRQILTPEWLKIATQRDSEVLRVFTGEDDRTPVGVVGLTGVDRAFGTARIWVVAGDKSFRARGHATRAAGRLLTLGFRELGLGAINTWIVESNPSARIAARLGFQPIGRQRQCHVIDGRPHDRLWFDILASEHKEE, encoded by the coding sequence ATGAAGCTGCTTCCGCTTGACAGCCCCGAGCTCATCCGGCTCGTCGCCTCCTGGATGTCCAGCAAGGAGAACTACCAGTGGCTGGATTTCGGGAACGGGCGGCAGATCCTCACACCGGAGTGGCTGAAGATCGCCACGCAGCGCGACTCGGAGGTCCTGCGGGTGTTCACGGGGGAGGACGACAGGACGCCCGTCGGCGTGGTCGGCCTGACCGGTGTCGACCGGGCCTTCGGGACCGCCCGCATCTGGGTCGTGGCCGGAGACAAGTCGTTCCGCGCGCGCGGCCACGCCACGCGGGCGGCCGGAAGGCTCCTGACGCTCGGCTTCCGGGAGCTGGGCCTGGGGGCGATCAACACCTGGATCGTCGAGAGCAACCCGTCGGCCCGCATCGCCGCGCGCCTGGGATTCCAGCCGATCGGCAGGCAGAGACAGTGTCACGTCATCGACGGCCGCCCGCACGACCGCCTGTGGTTCGACATCCTGGCCTCCGAGCACAAGGAAGAGTGA
- a CDS encoding GNAT family N-acetyltransferase — protein MARKAAAPLPACRVEVVSDARALLDMGPLWDGLVRRAGLDHPFQSHAWVRSWWESFGAGRRLHVLLVRAGEEAVALAPLMLGPARLYGLPLRRLGSLYNEHTPRFDLVVADRRDDACRAIWSHLRASSDDWDLLELCQVPQGSQATAELARLAEADRFLVASWRASESPYVPLRDGWDRYLMTLSHNHRAKLRKRLRRLERRGRVALETIDSEEGLDRALEDGWRLEAGAWKDRAGTAVRLSSSLGRFYASLARHAARAGILRLFFLTVGGARIAFAYALRHGDKVYVLKSGYDAAYAGYSPYNLLTGLILEEACRRGLSEYDFLGGNDEWKMHWTDKVRSHEWLYVFPGRLKARVLHGVKFGVVPRLARLPLYRTVRDTLAGSGGR, from the coding sequence GTGGCGAGGAAGGCGGCGGCGCCCCTCCCGGCCTGCCGGGTGGAGGTCGTCTCGGACGCGCGCGCGCTCCTGGACATGGGGCCGCTGTGGGACGGCCTCGTCCGGAGGGCCGGCCTGGATCATCCCTTCCAGAGCCACGCGTGGGTGCGCTCGTGGTGGGAGAGCTTCGGCGCCGGCCGGAGGCTGCACGTCCTCCTGGTGCGCGCCGGCGAGGAGGCGGTGGCGCTGGCGCCGCTCATGCTCGGACCGGCCCGGCTGTACGGCCTCCCACTGCGGCGCCTCGGCTCCCTGTACAACGAGCACACCCCGCGCTTCGACCTGGTGGTGGCGGACCGCCGGGACGACGCCTGCCGGGCGATCTGGAGCCACCTCAGGGCCTCGAGCGACGACTGGGATCTGCTGGAGCTCTGCCAGGTGCCGCAGGGATCGCAGGCGACCGCGGAGCTGGCCCGGCTCGCCGAGGCCGATCGATTCCTCGTGGCGTCCTGGCGCGCGTCCGAGTCACCCTACGTGCCGCTTCGGGACGGATGGGATCGGTACCTCATGACGCTGAGCCACAACCATCGGGCCAAGCTGCGCAAGCGCCTCCGCCGTCTCGAGCGCCGGGGCCGCGTGGCGCTCGAGACGATCGACTCGGAGGAGGGGCTGGACCGGGCTCTCGAGGACGGCTGGCGGCTGGAGGCCGGCGCCTGGAAGGACCGGGCCGGGACCGCCGTCCGGCTCTCCTCCTCCCTCGGCCGGTTCTACGCCAGCCTCGCCCGCCACGCGGCCCGCGCCGGGATCCTGCGGCTGTTCTTCCTGACGGTCGGAGGTGCCCGGATCGCCTTCGCCTATGCTCTCCGCCACGGCGACAAGGTCTACGTCCTGAAATCGGGGTACGACGCGGCGTACGCCGGCTACTCGCCCTACAACCTCCTGACCGGCCTGATCCTGGAGGAAGCCTGCAGGCGGGGCCTCAGCGAATACGACTTCCTCGGCGGCAACGACGAGTGGAAGATGCACTGGACCGACAAGGTGCGGTCGCACGAATGGCTCTATGTCTTCCCCGGGCGCCTCAAGGCCCGGGTCCTTCACGGGGTCAAGTTCGGGGTCGTCCCGCGCCTGGCGCGCCTCCCTCTCTATCGGACCGTGCGCGACACCCTGGCGGGATCGGGGGGCCGGTGA
- a CDS encoding amino acid adenylation domain-containing protein: MPESLAHLVTRQAERRPEAVAVVDCGRALTYAELEVRSRRLALRLLAEGCGRGDRVCLLMPKSLQAIVGLLGIYRASCIYVPLDPSSPAPRLAKMIDSCAPRFILAGGPVGRTLDEILEDRQRGSGIAVGWLDEEPPGAVTFRPRFAAPDVSGGDVVPGAPATPPLDTAHILFTSGSTGTPKGVVITHANVLHFVDWATRYFGMEASDRVSCHPPLHFDLSLFDIFGAFAVGAELHLVPPQASLLPTTLAEFIRASRLTQWFSVPSVLNYMAKFDVVRPGDFPELKRLLWCGEVFPTPALAYWMRRLPHVSFTNLYGPTEATIASSYYTVPGGPASDRQAIPIGTACDGEELLILDDHLKPVGDGEVGNLYIGGRGLSPGYWEDPQKTREVFLSRNGGPGEGERIYRTGDLARRGEDGLVYFVGRADAQVKSRGYRIELGEIETCLGALDGVRECAVVAIPTDQFEGTILCCAYVPAEEEMNPTALRQGLGRLLPAHMLPARWQAYDRLPRNANGKIDRAVLKETFERHEAASA; encoded by the coding sequence ATGCCCGAATCCCTAGCCCATCTCGTGACACGGCAGGCGGAGCGGCGCCCCGAGGCCGTGGCCGTCGTCGACTGCGGGCGCGCCCTCACCTATGCCGAGCTGGAGGTCCGCTCGCGCCGGCTCGCCCTGAGGCTCCTGGCGGAAGGCTGCGGGCGGGGGGATCGGGTCTGCCTGCTGATGCCGAAATCGCTGCAGGCGATCGTGGGGCTTCTCGGGATCTACCGGGCTTCGTGCATCTACGTGCCGCTCGATCCGTCGAGCCCGGCCCCCCGTCTGGCGAAGATGATCGACTCGTGCGCCCCCCGCTTCATCCTGGCGGGCGGCCCGGTGGGCCGCACGCTCGACGAGATTCTGGAGGATCGACAGCGGGGCTCCGGCATCGCCGTCGGCTGGCTGGACGAGGAACCGCCGGGTGCCGTGACCTTCAGGCCGCGCTTCGCCGCGCCCGACGTCAGCGGCGGAGACGTGGTCCCCGGGGCGCCCGCGACGCCCCCCCTGGACACGGCGCACATCCTGTTCACCTCCGGATCCACGGGAACGCCCAAAGGGGTGGTCATCACGCATGCGAACGTCCTGCACTTCGTCGACTGGGCCACGCGCTACTTCGGGATGGAGGCCTCCGACCGGGTCTCGTGCCACCCGCCGCTGCACTTCGACCTCTCGCTGTTCGACATCTTCGGGGCCTTCGCGGTGGGGGCGGAGCTGCACCTGGTTCCTCCCCAGGCGAGCCTCCTTCCCACCACGCTGGCGGAATTCATCCGCGCCTCGCGGCTGACGCAGTGGTTCTCCGTCCCCTCGGTCCTGAACTACATGGCCAAGTTCGACGTGGTCCGCCCCGGCGACTTCCCGGAGCTCAAGCGGCTTCTGTGGTGCGGGGAGGTGTTCCCCACGCCGGCGCTCGCCTACTGGATGCGGCGGCTGCCGCATGTCTCGTTCACCAACCTCTACGGGCCGACCGAGGCCACGATCGCCAGCAGCTACTACACGGTTCCGGGCGGCCCCGCCAGCGACCGCCAGGCGATCCCGATCGGCACCGCCTGCGACGGGGAGGAGCTCCTGATCCTGGACGACCACCTGAAGCCGGTCGGGGACGGCGAGGTCGGCAACCTCTACATCGGCGGGCGCGGCCTCAGCCCGGGGTACTGGGAGGACCCGCAGAAGACGCGCGAGGTCTTCCTGTCCAGAAACGGCGGCCCCGGCGAAGGCGAACGGATCTACCGCACGGGGGACCTGGCGCGCCGTGGCGAGGACGGGCTGGTCTATTTCGTCGGGCGGGCCGACGCGCAGGTCAAGAGCCGGGGATACCGCATCGAGCTGGGGGAGATCGAGACCTGCCTCGGCGCCCTGGACGGCGTGCGGGAGTGCGCGGTGGTGGCCATCCCGACGGACCAATTCGAGGGGACGATCCTGTGCTGCGCCTACGTCCCGGCGGAGGAGGAGATGAATCCCACGGCGCTCCGCCAGGGGCTGGGTCGTCTCCTGCCGGCCCACATGCTCCCCGCGCGCTGGCAGGCCTACGACCGGCTGCCCCGAAACGCCAACGGCAAGATCGATCGGGCCGTCCTCAAGGAGACCTTCGAGCGTCATGAAGCTGCTTCCGCTTGA
- a CDS encoding acyl carrier protein, with amino-acid sequence MHAAEELQGRIVRLFADRLNLDVPSGETDLFEAGALDSMAFVELLAQLEREFGIVVSLQDLEMDNFRTIERIAGFVAARRGSEGNGS; translated from the coding sequence ATGCATGCCGCCGAGGAGTTGCAGGGGCGCATTGTCCGGCTGTTCGCCGACAGGCTGAACCTGGATGTGCCGTCGGGGGAGACCGATCTGTTCGAGGCCGGGGCGCTCGACTCGATGGCCTTCGTGGAGCTCCTGGCCCAGCTCGAGCGCGAGTTCGGGATCGTCGTGTCGCTGCAGGACCTCGAGATGGACAACTTCCGGACGATCGAGAGAATCGCCGGCTTCGTGGCCGCGCGCCGCGGGAGCGAGGGAAATGGATCCTGA